GAGAAAAGAAGATTTTAGAAGCCagtttagagagagaaaaatttaCAAGCAAAGAATTTAAGTACATGGGATAGATAGTTTTGATTCACATAtgagaaaagggaaaagaaaaatctctATGAAACAGGGGATGAAAGCAAATAAAATCTTCAAGGAATCGAACACTATCAAACACTTCAACAAATCGAAATGAATAGGTGATCGAACCCCAACCAAAATTTAGTGGTggaagaaaaatcaaaatcttcAAGGAATCGATTACTATCAAACACTTCAAGAAATTGAAACCGATAGGTGATTGATCTCTGACTGAAACTGAATGGAGgaagaaaaatcaattaaagGAATCAAACACTATCAAACGTTTCAAGAAATCAAAACCAATAGGTGATCAAACCCCAACCGAATGTGAAtggaaaaatcaaaatcaaaatcaaaatcttcgAGGAATCGAACTTCAACACCGTTGCTTCAAAGAATCGAAACCCAACCAACATAACGAATCAAAATCTGAAAGAAACAAAACCTAGGAAAActtcaaagaaataaaaaaaactctcaaAGAAGCGGAAGAAAAAAACACGTGAGATATGACATAGTAGACCTCTAATTATAATTTAGGGTGATTTTGcaataagaaaaaatttaaaattaaaaggattgttttcaaacataaaatgaagcaaaatatttataaaatatagtaaaattttacaaCTATCAAcgctaatagacactgatagttctaaaattttagatcttaaaaatattttcaatagttttaccatttgaaataatttctcaaTTACGTTCTAATGtgattttaatctaaaaataaattttgtcatatttaaaaattttcaaaacttgaagaCAAACTTACTCAATTCTATGTTTGATTGGCTACTATTGCAATACCTTTTTAAAATGAAACACATctgatttattaaaaaaaaagaaaaattgattgATTGAATATTGATTACGGTCGGATGATGTACTATGTAAAAACTAAAACtagttaaaaactaaattgataTATAAGTGTAACAgtgaaatgataaaaaaaaagaaatgaattaagattaaaagttgcaaaataaaaagaagttaatgGGTTTAATGTTATTATGTGTTGGTTTCTGAACGTGTTCACTAGGGAAACAGTTGAAGAACGAGGCAAGCAGTACATGATCCACGTTTCATAAGGAAGGCCACGTGTCACGTGCTAAAGTCTGCCACTCTGCCTATAACTGTACCATGAAATCAACAGGTACCTTCAGTTTGAGTTAATTCAGAAAAACataatacaaattaaaggaaatcGGTGTtaggaagaagaaatttgaaagaaaatggCAGTGAGCATTTCGTTAGCCAAGAATGTGATCTTCAACCTCTGCAAGCCCAAGGCTTTCCCTAATCCTAACGCTTCTCCTCCATCTCTCAAACGCTCCACCAAGATTTCATCCCTCTCTTTCTCTACTTCCGCCTCTAAACATCCCTCATGGGTACAACTTTTTCTTTTCCgtcgttttcttttgtttacTTTCTAACATGGTATCAGGGTCTGAACTCTATTTTTCAATTGTGGTGTAGGATGGAAAAGAAGTGGATGCGAATAGAGACTCGAGGGCGGACTATGCATACGAAGATGCTAAGGAACGAGCGAAGGAAGGAGCCCAAGAAATGAAGGAGAAGGCAAAAGACTATGCGAAGGGGACGAAAGACATGGCAGTGGAAGAAACAAGCAAAGCCTCAGAGACAGCCCGGGCGGCGAAGGAGAAGGTAAAAGACTACACGCATGACGCCAAGGAGAAGGTGAAGGAAGGAACGAACCGAGCAGCGGAGACAGCGGAGGCGGCGACGGAGAGAGCGAAGGAAGGGGCTAAGGGAATGAAGGAGAAGGCGGAGGAGATGGCGGGGGAGGGGAGGAACAAGGTGCAGAATATTGGGGAGAAGGCGAAGGAGACGGTGCAAGGGGCATGGGAGGCGGCAAAGGATACGACGAATAAGATAAAGGAGAAGGTAATGGGGAGTGAGGAAGAGGGTGAAGAAggaaggaggaggaggaggagggaGAGGGAGGATGAAGATGGGAAGGTGATGGATGAAGATGTTGATCTTAGGAGAAAAGCTGGGACCAAGTTCGATGAatgaataattataattaaaatattttcaataatgggTTTAGTTGTGTTTCTTATTTCGTTTCTTTCTGCTAACATCATTGGAGtgaatgttttttttccccttttttccttttgttcttTAGACTTTTTTGATCGAGAAATATTGTGTTGGATATGGGAACTGTTCAACGAATGTATAAATAAAGTAAATTCTGACGAAAACATTATCTCTTTTCTTTCGAGGTAATTACTATTGTGAATTTGCGAGAAAacgtaaatataatatattaaaataaatataatataatatataaataatataaaagataaatttcAACGAGTTTTTTATTTAAGATTGAATTGAATCACCTCTCAAAAGCTATTAATTGTTACTATTTATATGAGAGGAAACatgatatattaaaataaatataatataaaatataaatatataaattagataAATTCATGAAGTTAAGATTGAATTGATCACCTTGAGAGGTGGATTAACAATTTGGCTCGTATGGATATTAATGGTGTACGAACAGATATCATTTAAGATGTTGTGTACCAGTTTTTTAAAGTTGAGTCGGTTAGGTCATCGTTGTTGaatctcctttatccattttgaatctcctttatccattttttatttgaaatatgtATGTTTTGTTGTCTTAATTTCAggaatatgttaaattattaaTCTATGCACACTATTTTCGTGAATTGCATAAATTTGAGGAAGTGATAGTTATCATAAATTTGAGGAAGTGATAGTTATagtctgtttcaccgatcgtcatgatatagcatgattgggttaaaaatgttaaaaaatattaaattcgggttgggtcaaGGGTTACCTATTGAAAATCGGTGATCCAATCCAGTCCAACtcgaaaattttgggttggattgggttgaccctaaaaaaaaaaactaatagggttcattattagcctatccgaatttttgggttggtctacaaaaatcttccaacctCGACTATGTACACTTCTAGTTTGAGATCTAACTTTGTgtggattagataaatatccagaatttgCATAATCAActaaatcaaaacttgatttatttgaataaaacaaaggCATGTCTATCGTTTCTTGGAGAAAACGGAGTACATACTTAATTCTGTTGTAATATTTTTCtattggagaagaactataccttgttaataaatttattgaaaatgcaatatttggtcTTGTTTAGCGAGATACATAAGCAcatcaattgcactaagatatgatacttcatGACCAATaaattcttcattatcatctcgaggctgaaatatatctttcttttcatctagtgaacgaactttCATTGGAATGctcaatggatgtgctttgtccatataaaatattttcaaaattttttctatataagttgactgatgaacaaatatttcataTGCTAAATGATCAATTTGCAAGCCaaagtaaattttattttttcgagatcttttatctcaaattctttttaaagatattctattgcatttgaaagctcttcagaagttccaattatttttaaatcatcaatatgtatagttataataacaaatcctgactgtgatttctttataaaaacacatggacatattggattattttgatatccttctttcaacaaatatccactcagaaGATTATACCACATTGTTGTTTCAATTCATATAGCaatctctataactttattaaatacaattttgatttttatgttttaggtaccttaaatccttctgagattctcatataaatttcttactatacgatcattcaCCAACACGAACGTCACGCCTCAACAATCTCCTCGAACAAGAACAAATCTCACTTGACACTCGAATGGGAAGCAGACACCACCAGAAGGCtttcttggtattctcggtgtgagaatccaagagttgtaggctttgtatggatttggtagaagaTAGGAGGAATGGACAGATCGAGTAAGTGAGAGATGACTaaattctatcatatagactgatactcgatcgtttagaaaacaagtAACTGTCGTatagaaaacttgttgcacgatcgtttatgctctcaagctatcgtatagctttttctTTATGCGTCCAATATGAATCGCTTAATTATcgcatatttaaaaaatgaaaatgattttcattttatccatcagttaccataactgatcatAACTTCTCATTAAGTTGGTTATTGAGGGAAAAAACCGgaaccaattatcccataattgatatgattacaaacatataatatattcataatctatagttttaatatcacatctcatgcaatatataaactatagttctttttctcctttatagcaattaataataaatccttcatactaacccaaaaattgattcttaacatgaatccattgagctaccaaggggaccttatgaacctgtagcttgaagctgtTGGGATTGTGATAGctggtagaaatgcacgttattacagctcaaataagtaaaacaatgagagaatgcgatggtaaaataagcaatatcatgtccgaaagcggtaaactgaaaggaattgcgatcgcaagcgcccatcgcataaaaacagttaatttacttattttgtgcaggaataATGTGATGACGCATATGAAATTGCAATCCAAAGGAAAAGTCATCAGCGTGcttgaagattgcgatcataagacatgcgatcgtgagaagttccTTAAAAAGGCagccgcataaagactgcgcatcaaggtgacaacataataaatcatgatgggacagaaaactaataacagtcgaatccgaatttagttgacaagacGTTAGGAGCCaaactgtagcaagtacactcaactttcggtgaccattagtGCATCAGAGCAGGGGAATTAATGCCgctcatcattgcaatcattcgCAAGAAAGACTGCTTCactttgagctctataaataccgaaggtcaCCAGTGTAAAAGAGGTGGACGAACTTAGGAATAGAGAGTTAGTTAGTCTGTTCACACACATACTCATACATATACTTAGAGGACGGAGAAGAGCAAGGAGACAAAGAAgctgagagatcattcccggatAGATTGAGAGACTGCCGGAAAGCgttacaaaggagagagggctaACACTTGCGAGAGTAAGAATACATATCTtgaacagagttggagtgaacaaaagtagtgtaaaaagccacaggaagcaagacattgcttaccaggcttcttatctctcaaatccatttgatattttgtattcagtactttatttacagaaaatggaaatctcatttcaatctatgttcaatctctctatACCacgcataagtagctaaatttctgaatggattgagaagtacttagctagcatgacttaagatttacattttatgcgatcatcttgtcttatgtatgcgtcattcatcatttggacatacttgagagagtagtctaaagatagaatctaggcttgaaagagtcagattagattctaggcttgagagagttggattagaaccgcataagcaagaaatagagacttagacataagctCTATTGCTAtctacacatcgcatgcaccctagaaataggtatgattgtatgcggtcaccttgttttatgtgtgcatcatgcatcattgcatagacaagagtagaggcttagaaataagtGCTATCGACATTTTTGTATGcatatcgcatgcgtcctagaaataggaataatggcattatgcattgagaaatatagtactaatatttgtgtgtagcatgatcacatagcttgtgcacaatcttagtaaatgttagctaaaccccttctcaaccccttcattgcatactcattgtaactctacgcGTTCATCACTTTGcgttcaactccgtcgcataggaaaaatcttACTCAAACAATACCCACTTCatttatttgtcaccgaaatagaatcaaagagtctgtcgcatatttacttagtagtccctatgtttgatcctggacttaccaggaaacctaagaaggcttatacttgggtcttgttaggaaaacttgcatgttcacTGCATAACATATCACTGCAAACTCACATAACGCATCACAATTcaaacacatcaagtttttggcgtcgttgccggggattaTGGTATATATTGCGCTAACAGCAAACCTCtttgattctgaggcttgaacatagtggccacagcttctctttggaagagaggactcagtcatagtaagactatgacttatgttcattagagggatcagtggtacttaaggagttagatgtaactatagaagcataacagttattgacccagctgtacttacgagcgatctgtgaagggttatcgcattgttgattggttaagatggaaacataatatatctatagtaagaagagttcaaccgtcggtctttagtggagtatctgGCAATTAACAAATGgtagatcccatgactaaagagtttagtcagttattcatgtaccgttggagcttcaagctacaagtttacaaggtccccttggtaccacaatggattcaagttgagaatcagttctcggtattgatttgaaatgttcaaattgacaagagataatttgattatatatgatataatcagtatggtATATGAGATAAATCAAGTGgtgggttaatgtaaatgagatttacattaaggaccatggaatagaaaaagagctatggtttatatgtttcatgagatgaaatattaaaactataggttataaatatagtatgataagtggttatcatatatatttataataatattaattattggataattatctcttttttctctaataaccaattgagtgggaggttattggtagtttcatgataaccgtgagataaaagaaaaaatgttttcctaaatttagtagttgttgatttgagatttccattctCGGAAAGTTACTCACGGAAAGGTTATCAAGTAAATACAATTTACTAAACAAcggcttggagagactagatgatcgtggaatgtttctatatgatagacactcaATTGGCCGATGAATTAAACGGTCGTGCAactttagctaaatgatcgcatagcgtttgttaaacgattgggcatcgtctatacgatagacactgtcatctcccacttgctcaatcgtttacacgattgttcttcatcatctaaccaagtccacacctgtctcttatacacatctagatgtgtataagagacagcgtgCGTGGTGTTGGTATGGAGCCCACTGTGTTTGTGATATTCGAGATTGCGGTGTTCAAGTTCTTTGTTGATCGTGA
This is a stretch of genomic DNA from Benincasa hispida cultivar B227 unplaced genomic scaffold, ASM972705v1 Contig316, whole genome shotgun sequence. It encodes these proteins:
- the LOC120069328 gene encoding late embryogenesis abundant protein 1-like gives rise to the protein MAVSISLAKNVIFNLCKPKAFPNPNASPPSLKRSTKISSLSFSTSASKHPSWDGKEVDANRDSRADYAYEDAKERAKEGAQEMKEKAKDYAKGTKDMAVEETSKASETARAAKEKVKDYTHDAKEKVKEGTNRAAETAEAATERAKEGAKGMKEKAEEMAGEGRNKVQNIGEKAKETVQGAWEAAKDTTNKIKEKVMGSEEEGEEGRRRRRREREDEDGKVMDEDVDLRRKAGTKFDE